CGACGTTGCGCCGCGCGCCCGACGGTCATTTCTACGCCGACGCCCAGGTCAACGGCGCACGCCTGCGCCTGCTGGTCGACACCGGCGCGAGCGGCCTCGTCCTCACCCGCACAGACGCCCAGCGCGCCGGCGTCGCAGCGGGCGATTTCACCGCCATCGGCAGGGGCGCGGGCGGAACGGTCCGACTGATGCCGACGACGCTCGGCCGCGTGGCGCTGGGCCCGCTCAGCGCCGACAACGTCCCGGCGATGGTCGCCGAG
This portion of the Sphingomonas sp. LY54 genome encodes:
- a CDS encoding retropepsin-like aspartic protease family protein codes for the protein MSVAILAAGALFSPRAEPPPEAAAEEFAAAPQPTPIGNGAAATTLRRAPDGHFYADAQVNGARLRLLVDTGASGLVLTRTDAQRAGVAAGDFTAIGRGAGGTVRLMPTTLGRVALGPLSADNVPAMVAEDQLPVSLMGQSFLARIGTVTIRGDEMVLR